The Pan troglodytes isolate AG18354 chromosome 8, NHGRI_mPanTro3-v2.0_pri, whole genome shotgun sequence genome window below encodes:
- the LOC748735 gene encoding large ribosomal subunit protein uL11-like produces MPPKFDPNEIKVVYLRCTGGEVGATSALAPKIGPLGLSPKKAGDDIAKATGDWKGLRITVKLTIQNRQAQIEVVPSASALIIKAFKEPPRDGKKQKNIKHSGNITFDEIIKVARQMRHQSLARELSGTIKEILGTAQSVGCNVDGRHPHDIIDDINSGAVECPAS; encoded by the coding sequence ATGCCACCGAAGTTCGACCCCAACGAGATCAAAGTCGTATACCTGAGGTGCACCGGAGGTGAAGTCGGTGCCACTTCTGCCCTGGCCCCCAAGATCGGCCCCCTgggtctgtctccaaaaaaggcTGGTGATGACATTGCCAAGGCAACGGGTGACTGGAAGGGCCTGAGGATTACAGTGAAACTGACCATTCAGAACAGACAGGCCCAGATTGAGGTGGTGCCTTCTGCCTCCGCCCTGATCATCAAAGCCTTCAAGGAGCCACCAAGAGacggaaagaaacagaaaaacattaaacACAGTGGGAATATCACTTTTGATGAGATCATCAAGGTTGCTCGACAGATGCGGCACCAATCCTTAGCCAGAGAACTCTCTGGAACCATTAAAGAGATCCTAGGGACTGCCCAGTCTGTGGGCTGTAATGTTGATGGCCGCCACCCTCATGACATCATAGATGACATCAACAGTGGTGCTGTGGAATGCCCAGCCAGTTaa